AAATCAGCACGGCAAGCCGTCCCAAAACCGAAGTGGATTCCCTGCGGGCGTGGGCGAAGAGTTGGAACATTCGGCACGGTTTTTATGCCGTCGAACAGAAAACGCCGGCGGCTGATGGGAAGCCGGAGGCGCCGTCGTGGTGGCAGCGTGTCGTGGTACAGCCGCTCGAAAAATTTCTTCGAAAACATTTTGCGCCTGCGGCGGTGGCGGCGCAACAAACCGGCCTTGCCGGCAACATGGGCATTGTGTCGTTTCATCTCTCCCGCGCGCCGGAGGCCGGGCAGGAAATTGTGGTGAATTTCGGCAATGAATCCGGCGACAAGAGCATTGCGCTGGTGGAGGGCAGCCGTGTTGTTTTTGATGCTGACAATTGGAACAAGCCGGTCATGGCCGTCATTCAGCTCGATCCGAAACTGCGTTTGGCCTCCTCCGCACAATTCAAAGCGCGCGCCGGCAATATTCCGCTGGCATGGTCCATCACCTTTTTTGTGCTGGCCGGCATGTTTCTGGTGTTTTTTGCTTATCACAAAACAATTTTGCCGCATCCGGCCGTGGATAAACCGGCGCAGGCCAATTCAGGCAATATTCTGCGCGAGTTTTTTGTGACCTTTACCACCTTTTTCAAGAAGAAAAATATCGGCGTCATTCTCGCTTATTTATTATTATATCGTTTTGCGGAAGCCCAGCTTGTCAAGCTGGCGCAACCGTTTATGTTGGATGCACGCGAAATCGGCGGGCTGGCGTTGACCACCGGGCAAGTGGGGTTCGTTTATGGTACGGTGGGCATTATCGCGTTGACGCTCGGCGGCTTGCTGGGCGGGTTTGTGGTGGCGCGCCACGGTTTAAAATTCTGGCTTTGGCCTATGGTGCTGGCCATCAATATTCCCGATGCCGTTTATGTTTATCTGGCTTTTGCGCGGCCGGAGAATTTCTTCATGGTCAATCTCGGCGTGGCGCTCGAACAATTCGGCTATGGCTTTGGCTTCACGGCCTACATGCTTTATATGATTCACGTCGCGGAAGGCGAACACAAAACAGCGCATTTTGCGCTGTGCACCGGTTTAATGGCGCTCGGCATGATGATACCCGGCATGTTCAGCGGCTGGCTGCAGGATATTATCGGTTATCAAAACTTTTTTGTCTGGGTGATGCTTGCCACTATTCCGCCGTTTATCATCACGAAGTTCATCCCGCTGGAAGCGGAGTTTGGAAAGAAGGGGAAAAGCTCTTCTTAAAACCTCCACCCCACATCCACAAATCCTCGCGCGAAATTCATCGTGTCGCCGTGAAAATTCTCGATCGTGGCGCTGAGAAAAAATTGGCGGTTGAGGTTGGCGTCCAGCCGCAGCCGTTCCCACGGATTGCGCTGGGTGTTCGCGGGATTTTCCATGCGATAAATGTACGTGCCCACCCCCAAAGTCAAATACAACATTCCCCAAAAACGCCGGGACAAATCCAAGCCGGGATAATAACCGCGCGCTTGCGAATTGCCAAAATAGGAAAGCCGTGCGCTCAAGCTGAACCCGCTGCGCCACAAGTCCGAAGCGCTGGCCGACAAGCCTGCCGAATAAACCGCCGGTGCGTTCTGCTGGCCCTGCCAACCGCTGTCGAGGGCAATGCGTGTCAGCGCCGTCGGCTGCAGCGCCACATGCGCGCGCCAACCCTGCCGCAGGCTTTGATCGAACAAACTATCGGCCAACGTGCGCGTCTCCCAGGTGCGGATCAAGCGCCGCGCATCATAAGAAAGGCCGAATGAAAGCCGCGGTTGCGGATAATAGGTGGCATTGAAATAGGCATTGCTCAGCGCCAGGGTGCCAACGTTGTTCGCGTTGCGCCAATTCCGATTCCAATCGATCTCGCAATACTGCGTGAGATAGAGTTGTCGCGACCAACTGACATCGGCTTGCGCAGCCAGATATTCCCGGCTCACGTCTCCACCCATGTACTGGCCGATGCCGGTGGCGGCCAGCGTCAGTTCGGTGCTTGTGCCGGCCAGGGTTTTCATTTGAAAAAAAGCGCCGTACTTTTTTTCGTCGGAACGAAACTCATACCGATACAAATCCGGCTGCACACCTGCAAACACTCCGGCCTTCCACCTGTCGTTGAAGCGATAGCCGAGCGTGATGCCGTCGAGATAGCCGAGGCCGCGCATGTCATGCCGCAGCATGCGGCCCAATGCAAAATCGAGGCGTGACGCCGGAGAATCGAATGCGAGCGCAATTTCATAGACGCGATGCACTGCCGCTTGCTGCTGCAATCCGCCCGCGCCCAGTTGCCGGAAATTCTGCGAAGAACGCGCGCGCGCCGTCAGGCGCAACGGTGTCCCGCCCAGGCGCTCAACATTCAACCGCAGGTACGCAGCAGATTCCACAAAGTTGAACGGTTGCGTACTCCGGTCTTTTTGACCGAATGATTGCATGCTGAGCTGGCCGTTAATCTCGTTGTTCAGCACGCGGCGTTTGGCGGGGTAACGTTTGGGCGCGGAAGAGGCCGTGCGGTTTTGTTTCTGCCCCGGCGCGATGGGACGATTTGCCGGCGTCTCTTGCGGCGGGCGTGTGCGCTTCAAATACTCCTGCATGGGAATCGTCCATAATATCACGTCATTGACCTTGATGTCGGGGAAATTCCCGCCTGGCGCGCTCTCCCTGTCAATCACACAACTGGCGGAATGTTGCGAAACATGCTTGACTTCCAATGGCGCGATTCTTTGGCCAGTGCGCATCACCCAGACCTTGTCGCCGGGCCGCACGCCCAGCACCGTGCCGCCGTTGAAGTAGACCGCGTCGAGCGTGACATAGCGCACGAGAAATTCGCGGTGCGCTTCCTTTTCGTTCAGCGGCAGTTCGGTCTCCGTGCTCTGCGCCAAGGCCTGCGGTGCCAGCATCATCCCCGCCAGCATCATCGCTCTCAGCATGTCTCGCCAACTCGATTTTATCATCCGTGACCTTTTTTGTGTTTATGCCCGTGCGGTATCATACTCTGGGATGGCAACGATAGCACGCCTGGCTGTTGTATTGATAATCCTGCCGGTTGCTGTGTTTGTCGTCCATCTTGGTCTGATTATGTTCATGACAATTGATGCACTCAAAGAATTGGTAATTGGTCGCGTTCACATGGCAGGTGGCGCAGCTCTGCCATTTGCCGCGATGCTTGCCGGAATAAATTCTGAAATACTGGCTGTCATGATCAAACGTTGCCGGCAGCCAGGCGTTCAGGGTATGGCAGGCGGTGCAATCGTGCGCGAAATTGAGCGTCACATGATTGGGATTTGTCGGCCGTTGAAAATCCGCCTGATGGCAGGCATAACAATCCGTGGGGGTGCCGGTATATCGGTTGTTCACGTGGCATTGCGTGCACGTCGTGGTCACGTGCGCGCCCAGCAGCGGAAAACGTGTACGGCTGTGATCAAAGGTTGAAGGTTGCCATGCCGCGGTCGTGTGGCAGGAAGCGCAATCCTGAGAAAAATTTGCTGCGACATGATTGGGATTGGTCGTGCGCTCATAATCGCTTTGGTGGCAGGAAAAACAATCCATCGGTGTGCCGGCGTACTGATTGTTCACGTGGCATTGATTGCATGCGACCGCCAGATGCGCGCCGGTGAGCGGGAAGCGCGAGCGGTTGTGATCGTAATTCGCCGGTTGCCAGGCGTTGTTCGTGTGACAGATATTGCAATCTTGCGGAAAGCCCGCGGTCACGTGATTCGGATTCGTGGTATTCTGAAAATCAGTCTGATGGCATGAGAAACAATCTTTTGCAGTGCTGGCAAAGCGGCCGTTCACGTGACATTGCGCGCAGGTTGCCGCCGAGTGCGCGCCAACGAGCGGAAAAGCGGTACGGCCATGGTCAAACGTCGAAGGTTGCCAGGCATTGTTTGTGTGGCATGTGCTACACTCTTGCGGAAAGCCCGCGGTCACGTGATTCGGATTTATCGTATTCTGAAAATCAGTCTGATGGCATGAGAAACAATCCTTCGCTGTGCCGGCGAAGCGGCCATTCACGTGGCACCGCGCACAGTCCACCGCCGAATGCGCACCACTCAGAGGGAATGCTGTAAGGTTATGATCAAAATTCGCCGGCGTCCAGGCGTTGCTTGAGTGACAAACCTGGCAGTTCTGCGAGAAGTTGCCGGTCACATGATTGGGATTCGTGGTGTTTTGAAAATCAGTCTGATGGCACGAGAAACAATCTTTCGCAGTTCCGGCAAAGCGGCCGTTTGCGTGACATTGCCCGCAATCGACCGTTTGATGGGCGCCCACCAAGGGGAAACTCGTTCTGCTGTGATCAAAGCCGCCGAGATTTCCCGTACCGGAAAGCGCCCAGCCGGTAATCGCACTGCTGTGGCATTGTTCGCAACGTGTCGAGAAACCAGCGAGCTGGTGATTGGGGTTGGTTGTTGCCTGATAATCCGCCTGATGGCAAACGCCGCATTGCAACGGCAGATTGACAAACTGCGTTGTGCCTTGCCGGGCGTGACAATTGTCGCATCCCACATGCTGATGTCGCCCCAACAACGGAAAGCGCGAGGCTTGATGCACAGCCGAAATTTTTGACATCTCCAACCACCCCTGCACGGTGTGACAACGTTCGCAGTCCTTGCCGAGCGTGCCATCATGCACATCGTTGTGGCAGGCCGTGCATTCGTTGGAAGTCCCGGTAAACTTGAGCGAGGTGTGGCATTTCTTGCAATCCACTGCCGCGTGTTGCCCTTCCAACGCAAACCCGGTGGCTTCGTGTTTGAATTTGAGTTCCTGCAACAGCGGCTTCCAGCCTTTGGTGGTGTGGCAGGCATTGCACGGTATTTTGATTTTGCCGTGCGGATGCTTGATGGTTGCAACCTGCGCATGTGCGGGTCCGGCAAAACTCAGACTCCCAAATATGACATACAAGAAAACCGAGGGCCAGAAACGCTTTGAGCAAATACTGCTGCAGCGACAGGCGGCGGCGTGCGTCCCACCCCCGGCCTGGCTGTTTGCATTGCACGTCCCGTTCAACGATGGCATGCCGCACATTCCTTTGCGATCGGCTTGTAAACAACTACGAGAGCCTGATCTTTCATTTTCTTGGTGAGATGGCATTTTTCACAAGGAACCTTTGCATGAGCGCCCTCCAGCTTGAACGCGCTGTCGCGATTGTGCACGAAGGCCAAATCCGGCCAGTGTGTTGTTTGATGGCATTTTTCACAACGCACCAGTTCGCGCTTGCCGAACTGGCCGCGATGCACATCGTCATGGCAGGCGACGCAGCGAAAATCGAGCGGGCGGTAGCGTGTCACAACGGTTGAGTTGAGAGCATCTGCAAAAATCGGAAGCATTATCGCCGGGCGGAGCGACATCTCCAACTTCGTCGCTTTTTCTTGTGAATGGCATTTGCCGCACGAGACACGTTGATGAGATCCTTTCAGGGCAAAACGCGCAGTGTTGTGATCGAATTTGGTTTCATGCCAACTCTCGTTCAAATGGCACACCTCGCACCCGCCTTTGGTCAAGCGCGCCGCGAATTGTCTCGCGTGAACGTCGGGATGGCACGAGTCACAGCGCTGCTGTGGAAAGACAAACAGGATTTTTCCGGCGAATTGTCCTGTGGTCAGGCGTGCATGGCAATTGCCGCAAGGCGTTGCGAGATGCGCGCCGCTCAAGACAAACGAAGAGTTTTGATGCGCGGCCAGCGTGAAGCGCGAGGGCGTAAATCCCTCGACGACGTGGCAACTTTCGCAGCGTCCCTGGTCCGCGCGCCGCGCGAACTGGCCGCCATGTTCATCGCGATGGCAATCGCGGCAGAATTGATGCGCCAGCTTCTTTTTGAAATCGCCGCGCGTATGGCATTTTTCACAGGCCACGCCGGTGTGCCGGCCGCGCAAGGGGAAATCCGTCAAATCATGGTTGAACGCGCCGCGGCGAACGCTTTTCCAACCCTCGGTCGAATGGCATGTTGTGCAGCCGTTGCCGAAACC
The sequence above is a segment of the Cytophagia bacterium CHB2 genome. Coding sequences within it:
- a CDS encoding AmpG family muropeptide MFS transporter; translation: MASPTSTRNHPEMEKKRTPWLWVPSLYFAEGIPYVVVMTVSVIMYKRLGLSNTDIALYTSWLYLPWVIKPLWSPLVDILKTKRFWIVIMQLLIGAGLGGVALTLPLPNFFQYSLAFLWLLAFSSATHDIAADGFYMLALPQHEQAFFVGIRSTFYRLAMITGQGLLIILAGYLESTTGLPPADITVTAGPHYQTTATFLPDTLARLPGEGDLRLVVSASNVEISTASRPKTEVDSLRAWAKSWNIRHGFYAVEQKTPAADGKPEAPSWWQRVVVQPLEKFLRKHFAPAAVAAQQTGLAGNMGIVSFHLSRAPEAGQEIVVNFGNESGDKSIALVEGSRVVFDADNWNKPVMAVIQLDPKLRLASSAQFKARAGNIPLAWSITFFVLAGMFLVFFAYHKTILPHPAVDKPAQANSGNILREFFVTFTTFFKKKNIGVILAYLLLYRFAEAQLVKLAQPFMLDAREIGGLALTTGQVGFVYGTVGIIALTLGGLLGGFVVARHGLKFWLWPMVLAINIPDAVYVYLAFARPENFFMVNLGVALEQFGYGFGFTAYMLYMIHVAEGEHKTAHFALCTGLMALGMMIPGMFSGWLQDIIGYQNFFVWVMLATIPPFIITKFIPLEAEFGKKGKSSS